The following are encoded together in the Desulfococcus multivorans genome:
- the ileS gene encoding isoleucine--tRNA ligase produces MDYKKTLNLPATAFPMKANLAQKEPEQLAKWEAAGLYRKIRAAASGRKKFILHDGPPYANGNIHIGTALNKILKDIIVRSRQMSGFDAPYVPGWDCHGLPIEHNVDKELKKQKKNKETMSQVEVRKLCRAYAEKYIDIQRNEFKRLGVMGEWENPYLTMNYEYEAVIARECGRFALEGSLFHSKKPIYWCNSCQTALAEAEIEYADEPSPSIFVKFRMKDDLGEACPVLKDKRVSIVIWTTTPWTIPANLAVALHPEFDYAAVETGGGETLILAKTLVEDCMKRFGISDYAIVSDIRAKDLENKRCIHPLYDRDALIVLGEHVTLDAGTGCVHTAPGHGREDHEVGLKYDLDAYSPVDDRGCFTEDVGLFAGQFVFKANPEIIKKLQENGALLAEEGIRHSYPHCWRCKQPVIFRATPQWFISMDKTALRDRSLAEIDRVQWIPSWGRERIYGMIQNRPDWCVSRQRAWGVPITVFFCEACGEVIVSEEIVAHVYNLFREHGADVWLERDASDLVPAGTVCGKCGGRTFTKETDILDVWFDSGVSHAAVLEARDYLSWPADLYLEGSDQHRGWFHSSLLTAVGNRQAAPYKAVLTHGFVVDEQGRKMSKSVGNVVAPKAVIDRYGAEILRLWVSASDYRDDVRISETILKQLSDAYRRIRNTCRFMLGNLSDFMPTQNAVTYDMMLDIDKYALHTLGALVEKGRKAYDAYEFHVIYHALHNYCTVDLSSFYLDILKDRLYTSPPDSIERRSAQTAMYRILDAVVRLMAPILPFTAEEVWAHMPDVTGRPESVHLHAMPDADPAWKNDALARQWRQLIMVRGEVTKALEASRAKKEIGHPLDARVTIGASGDLLAVLQAHEADLHTYFIVSQIELAKAPFEAGFLSKEIDGLAIDVSTAPGEKCERCWVHDLTVGTIADAPTICSRCKSQIDAL; encoded by the coding sequence ATGGACTACAAAAAAACCCTTAACCTACCCGCCACCGCTTTCCCCATGAAGGCGAATCTGGCGCAAAAGGAACCCGAACAACTGGCAAAATGGGAAGCGGCGGGGTTGTACCGGAAGATCCGGGCCGCCGCATCGGGCAGAAAAAAATTTATCCTTCATGACGGCCCCCCTTACGCCAACGGAAACATCCACATTGGAACCGCGCTGAACAAGATTCTGAAGGATATCATCGTCCGTTCCCGGCAGATGAGCGGGTTTGATGCGCCCTATGTCCCCGGATGGGACTGTCACGGCCTTCCCATCGAGCACAATGTCGATAAGGAATTGAAGAAACAGAAAAAGAATAAGGAGACCATGAGTCAGGTGGAGGTCCGCAAGCTGTGTCGGGCCTACGCCGAGAAATACATCGACATTCAAAGAAATGAGTTCAAACGGCTGGGGGTCATGGGGGAGTGGGAAAATCCCTATCTGACCATGAATTACGAATACGAAGCCGTCATCGCGAGAGAATGCGGTCGGTTCGCTCTGGAAGGCAGCCTTTTCCACAGCAAGAAGCCCATTTACTGGTGCAACAGCTGCCAAACCGCCCTTGCCGAGGCCGAAATCGAGTATGCGGATGAGCCGTCGCCCTCCATCTTTGTCAAATTCCGGATGAAGGACGACCTCGGCGAGGCCTGTCCGGTCCTGAAAGACAAACGCGTTTCCATCGTCATATGGACTACGACGCCCTGGACCATTCCGGCCAACCTGGCCGTCGCCCTTCATCCGGAATTTGATTATGCCGCGGTGGAGACGGGGGGCGGCGAAACCCTGATCCTGGCAAAAACCCTTGTCGAGGACTGCATGAAGCGCTTCGGCATCTCCGATTACGCGATCGTTTCGGACATCCGTGCGAAAGACCTCGAAAATAAGCGGTGCATTCACCCCCTCTATGACCGGGACGCCCTTATCGTTCTGGGCGAACACGTCACCCTCGACGCCGGAACGGGTTGTGTCCATACCGCGCCGGGTCACGGCAGGGAAGACCACGAGGTGGGTCTCAAATACGACCTCGACGCTTATTCGCCCGTGGACGATCGGGGGTGCTTCACCGAAGATGTGGGGTTGTTCGCGGGACAGTTCGTCTTCAAGGCAAACCCCGAGATCATCAAAAAGCTGCAGGAGAACGGGGCGCTGCTGGCCGAAGAGGGCATCAGGCACTCATATCCGCACTGCTGGCGCTGCAAGCAGCCGGTCATCTTCCGGGCGACGCCCCAGTGGTTCATCTCCATGGACAAGACGGCGCTCAGAGACCGTTCCCTGGCGGAGATCGACCGGGTCCAATGGATACCCAGCTGGGGGCGGGAGCGCATCTACGGCATGATCCAGAACCGGCCGGACTGGTGTGTTTCGCGGCAGCGCGCCTGGGGGGTGCCGATAACCGTCTTTTTCTGTGAAGCGTGCGGTGAGGTGATCGTGAGCGAGGAGATCGTCGCGCATGTCTACAATCTTTTCCGGGAGCACGGGGCCGATGTGTGGCTGGAAAGGGATGCTTCCGACCTGGTGCCGGCCGGGACGGTCTGCGGCAAATGCGGCGGCCGCACCTTCACCAAGGAGACCGATATCCTGGATGTCTGGTTCGACTCGGGCGTCAGCCATGCCGCGGTTCTGGAAGCCCGCGACTATCTATCCTGGCCGGCGGACCTTTACCTGGAAGGCAGCGACCAGCACCGGGGATGGTTTCACAGCTCTCTTTTGACGGCTGTTGGGAACCGACAGGCGGCGCCTTACAAAGCTGTCCTGACCCATGGTTTTGTCGTAGACGAGCAGGGACGCAAGATGTCCAAATCCGTCGGCAATGTGGTGGCGCCCAAAGCGGTGATCGACAGATACGGCGCCGAAATCCTGAGGCTCTGGGTTTCCGCTTCCGACTACCGTGACGACGTTCGCATCTCCGAGACGATCCTCAAACAGTTGAGCGACGCCTACCGGCGGATTCGAAACACCTGTCGATTCATGTTGGGAAACCTGTCTGATTTTATGCCGACCCAAAATGCCGTAACTTATGACATGATGCTCGACATCGACAAATACGCACTGCACACCCTTGGCGCTCTGGTGGAAAAAGGACGAAAGGCCTATGATGCCTACGAGTTTCATGTCATTTATCATGCGCTTCACAACTACTGCACGGTCGATCTGTCATCCTTTTATCTCGACATTCTCAAAGACCGGCTCTATACGTCGCCCCCCGATTCGATCGAACGGCGGAGTGCCCAGACGGCCATGTACCGGATTCTGGATGCGGTGGTACGGTTGATGGCGCCCATCCTGCCCTTCACCGCCGAAGAGGTCTGGGCCCATATGCCGGATGTGACGGGGCGGCCCGAAAGCGTTCACCTGCACGCCATGCCCGATGCCGATCCGGCCTGGAAAAACGACGCCCTGGCGCGGCAATGGCGGCAGTTGATCATGGTCCGGGGGGAGGTCACCAAGGCCCTCGAGGCATCGCGGGCCAAAAAAGAGATCGGCCACCCCCTGGATGCCAGGGTCACCATCGGGGCCTCGGGCGATCTCCTGGCGGTCCTGCAGGCCCATGAGGCCGACCTGCACACGTACTTCATCGTTTCACAAATTGAACTCGCCAAGGCGCCCTTCGAAGCGGGTTTTCTCAGCAAGGAGATCGATGGGCTCGCCATCGACGTATCGACGGCTCCCGGTGAAAAATGTGAACGCTGCTGGGTGCACGACCTCACGGTGGGTACCATCGCCGACGCGCCGACCATCTGCAGCCGCTGCAAATCCCAGATCGATGCCCTGTAA
- a CDS encoding PTS sugar transporter subunit IIA, whose product MQISAYLSHDRIYLDMPLPDKASVLKFIAESFVRHKAAVDVDAVHDVLEKREKLMSTGIGGGIAIPHALSSVIGEMVIVLIRLKPGIPFEALDRRPVDVVFGLAIPAKEITCHLKALAGISALCKNPGMLNTIRSVVSPRMLWQQIEAVEKGMDES is encoded by the coding sequence ATGCAAATTTCAGCATACCTGTCTCATGACCGTATTTATCTGGATATGCCGTTGCCCGACAAGGCCTCGGTCCTGAAATTCATTGCCGAATCCTTCGTGAGGCACAAGGCCGCGGTCGATGTCGATGCGGTTCATGACGTTCTTGAAAAGCGGGAAAAATTGATGAGCACGGGCATCGGGGGCGGCATTGCGATTCCCCACGCCCTGTCTTCGGTCATCGGGGAGATGGTGATCGTCCTGATCCGTCTCAAGCCGGGCATCCCTTTCGAAGCCCTTGACCGACGGCCGGTGGACGTCGTTTTCGGCCTCGCGATCCCTGCAAAAGAGATCACGTGCCATTTGAAGGCGCTCGCCGGTATATCCGCTCTCTGTAAAAACCCCGGGATGCTGAACACCATCCGCAGCGTCGTGTCCCCCCGCATGTTGTGGCAGCAGATCGAGGCGGTGGAAAAGGGCATGGACGAATCATAG
- a CDS encoding YbgA family protein: MTAAIKLGVSQCLLGEKVRYDGGHKLDRFITNTLGQYVTFVPVCPEVECGLGVPREAMRLEGTPEAFRLVTRNSRIDQTRRMVDWAEKRVRELEKEGLCGFIFKSGSPSSGMERVKVYGEKGMPVKKGVGIFAARFMSHFPLLPVEDDGRLNDPRLREHFIELIFVFKRLRELLAGERKMGALVDFHTRHKLLIMAHSPDHYRHMGKLVADGSLTVSEKYDRYPTMIGEAMKFKTTVKKNVNVLQHIMGYFKKHISPDEKQEILEIFELYRDGHVPLIVPVTLLNHYVRKYDQPYLKLQYYLNPHPLELHLRNHV, translated from the coding sequence ATGACCGCCGCCATCAAGCTGGGTGTCAGCCAATGTCTTCTGGGGGAGAAGGTTCGCTACGACGGGGGCCACAAACTTGACCGTTTCATTACGAATACCCTCGGTCAATATGTGACCTTCGTTCCCGTATGCCCGGAAGTGGAGTGCGGCCTGGGTGTTCCCAGGGAGGCGATGCGGCTGGAGGGAACACCGGAAGCCTTTCGACTCGTCACCCGAAACAGCCGGATCGACCAAACGCGGCGCATGGTCGACTGGGCGGAAAAACGGGTTCGCGAATTGGAAAAAGAGGGACTGTGCGGCTTTATTTTCAAAAGCGGATCCCCCAGCAGCGGCATGGAGCGGGTGAAGGTCTACGGCGAGAAAGGGATGCCGGTGAAAAAAGGTGTGGGGATTTTCGCCGCGCGGTTCATGTCCCATTTCCCCCTGCTGCCCGTCGAAGACGACGGCCGTCTCAACGATCCCAGGCTGCGTGAGCATTTCATCGAGCTCATTTTCGTCTTCAAACGGCTTCGGGAGCTTCTCGCCGGCGAGCGGAAAATGGGGGCGCTGGTGGATTTTCACACCCGCCATAAGCTTCTGATCATGGCTCACAGCCCCGATCATTACCGACATATGGGCAAACTGGTCGCAGACGGCAGTCTTACGGTCAGCGAAAAATACGACCGGTACCCGACAATGATCGGAGAGGCCATGAAGTTCAAAACCACCGTCAAAAAGAACGTCAATGTGCTGCAGCACATTATGGGATACTTCAAAAAGCATATTTCCCCGGACGAAAAACAGGAGATTCTGGAAATCTTCGAGCTGTATCGAGACGGTCATGTGCCGCTGATCGTGCCCGTCACCCTGCTGAACCACTACGTGAGGAAATACGATCAGCCCTATCTCAAATTGCAGTACTATCTCAATCCGCACCCGCTCGAGCTGCACCTGCGCAACCATGTCTAG
- a CDS encoding DUF2867 domain-containing protein, producing MISEKPVLVIGSTGYVGGRLVPLLLESGYRVRAMGRSFSKMAARSWANHPNFEMIAGDVLDFESLRTAARGCRAAVYLVHSMTAAGLDFARADRTGARHMADAAADAGMDRVIYLGGLAEAGHHRLSEHLASRKEVAGILKSGSVPVTDLRAGAILGAGSASFEILRYVVERFPVMLAPRWVETLNQPISIRNVLLYLKGCLETEAVLGQTFDIGGPDVISYRRLAEIYAEEAGLPRRHIIPVPFVSPALSAFLIHRMTPVPADLARPLIEGLRNESVCGDERIRTVIPQRLYTCRETIRTAVESSRADRVETCWSDAGCLIPPEWAYCGDAQYTGGTILECGYRVGIHAGPGEVWPAVAKIGGDTGWYFGDLLWRLRGAVDRWIGGVGLRRGRRHPDCLQVGDALDFWRVLEMVPERRLLLTAEMKLPGEAVFDIRLHPRDGETEIEFLSRFVPKGLGGLLYWYVLYPGHQWVFRGMLEGLARAVGKPIVSTPRRFTPKIPDTCPPPWEIRD from the coding sequence ATGATATCAGAGAAACCCGTACTTGTCATCGGATCAACCGGATACGTCGGTGGAAGACTGGTACCCCTGCTCCTCGAGTCCGGTTACCGTGTCAGGGCCATGGGGCGATCCTTTTCCAAAATGGCGGCCCGCTCGTGGGCGAACCACCCGAATTTCGAAATGATCGCGGGGGACGTCCTCGATTTCGAATCCCTGCGGACCGCGGCCCGGGGCTGTCGAGCGGCGGTTTACCTGGTCCATTCCATGACGGCGGCGGGCCTGGACTTCGCCCGGGCGGACCGGACCGGTGCCCGCCATATGGCCGACGCGGCCGCGGATGCCGGAATGGACCGCGTCATCTATCTCGGGGGGTTGGCCGAAGCCGGGCATCATCGGCTCAGCGAGCACCTGGCATCCCGGAAGGAGGTTGCCGGGATCCTGAAATCCGGAAGCGTCCCCGTAACCGACCTCAGAGCCGGGGCGATTCTGGGGGCCGGCAGCGCCTCTTTCGAGATACTTCGCTATGTCGTCGAACGGTTCCCCGTAATGCTCGCCCCCCGCTGGGTCGAAACCCTGAACCAGCCCATATCCATCCGCAACGTCCTCCTATACCTCAAGGGATGTCTCGAAACCGAGGCCGTCTTGGGGCAGACCTTCGATATCGGCGGACCGGACGTGATATCCTATCGCCGCCTGGCTGAAATCTATGCTGAGGAAGCCGGGCTGCCGCGCCGGCACATCATTCCGGTCCCGTTCGTGTCCCCGGCGCTGAGCGCCTTTCTGATTCATCGAATGACGCCGGTGCCCGCGGATCTTGCAAGACCCCTCATCGAAGGTCTTCGCAACGAATCGGTGTGCGGCGATGAACGCATCCGGACTGTCATTCCCCAGCGGCTCTACACCTGCCGCGAGACGATTCGGACGGCCGTTGAAAGCAGCCGGGCGGACCGCGTGGAGACGTGCTGGTCCGATGCAGGATGCCTCATTCCCCCGGAATGGGCCTATTGCGGCGATGCCCAGTACACCGGCGGCACGATTCTGGAATGTGGGTACCGTGTGGGGATCCACGCCGGACCGGGGGAGGTCTGGCCGGCCGTCGCAAAAATCGGTGGTGATACGGGATGGTATTTCGGAGATCTTCTCTGGCGACTGCGGGGAGCGGTGGATCGCTGGATCGGCGGCGTCGGGCTGCGTCGGGGCCGCCGCCACCCAGACTGTCTCCAGGTGGGCGACGCGCTCGATTTCTGGCGGGTTCTCGAAATGGTGCCCGAACGACGGCTTCTCCTGACGGCGGAGATGAAACTCCCCGGCGAGGCTGTTTTCGACATCCGGCTCCATCCCCGTGACGGCGAAACCGAAATTGAATTTCTGTCTCGATTTGTGCCCAAAGGACTGGGGGGGCTCCTCTACTGGTATGTCCTCTATCCCGGACATCAGTGGGTTTTCAGAGGTATGCTGGAAGGTCTTGCCCGCGCCGTCGGAAAGCCGATCGTCTCAACCCCTCGGCGCTTCACCCCCAAAATTCCGGACACCTGTCCCCCGCCCTGGGAGATTAGAGACTGA
- a CDS encoding deoxyribodipyrimidine photo-lyase → MKIPQEMIRPMNRRPPSPGDFVLYWMQQSQRAECNPALEYAVETANRHRRPLLVVFGLSSGYPEANRRHYTFMLEGLAETRAALAGRGIHLAIHVGHPPDVALAAGRRAVAIICDQGYLRHQRQWRAEVAGAAACPVIQVDGDAVLPVATLYPKAAYNARILRMKIQELLWAFLYELEEIPLKISSSHIDPADILNAEDVALDSPDDLLKMIGLDDLSVPPSLFFTGGTAHAKRRFEDFLHRSLAVYDRHANQPQLDDVSHMSPYLHFGQISPLWLAMKVHAVQRDCPEGAAAFLEELIVRRELAVNHVWYAKGYDRYETLPSWARKTLDAHRGDNRPALYGPDELEKAETHDPYWNAAMKEMIHTGFMHNYMRMYWGKKVLEWSETPEVAFERLIRLNNRYFIDGRDPNSYAGIGWIFGLHDRAWKERPVFGKIRYMAASGLERKCDIRAYVRKVDRMVAAAPGP, encoded by the coding sequence ATGAAGATTCCCCAGGAGATGATCCGCCCCATGAACCGAAGGCCCCCATCCCCCGGAGATTTCGTTCTTTACTGGATGCAGCAGTCCCAGCGCGCCGAATGCAACCCCGCCCTCGAATACGCCGTCGAAACGGCAAATCGGCATCGGCGGCCCCTGCTGGTGGTCTTTGGTCTCAGCAGCGGATACCCCGAAGCCAACCGACGGCACTACACCTTCATGCTGGAGGGTCTGGCGGAAACCCGGGCCGCGCTGGCCGGTCGCGGCATCCATCTGGCAATTCACGTCGGACATCCCCCCGATGTGGCGTTGGCCGCAGGCCGTCGCGCCGTCGCGATCATCTGCGATCAAGGGTATCTTCGACACCAGCGCCAATGGCGGGCCGAGGTGGCCGGGGCCGCCGCATGCCCGGTGATCCAGGTGGACGGCGACGCTGTTTTGCCGGTGGCAACGCTCTACCCCAAGGCGGCTTACAACGCCCGGATCCTCCGCATGAAAATCCAGGAACTGTTGTGGGCGTTTCTCTATGAGCTTGAAGAAATCCCTTTGAAGATATCCTCCTCCCACATCGACCCGGCGGATATCCTGAACGCCGAAGACGTCGCCCTCGATTCTCCGGACGATCTACTGAAAATGATAGGTCTGGACGATCTATCCGTGCCGCCAAGCCTCTTTTTCACCGGCGGCACCGCCCATGCCAAACGCCGGTTCGAAGACTTCCTCCATCGCAGCCTTGCGGTCTATGACCGTCACGCAAACCAGCCGCAGCTGGACGACGTCTCCCACATGAGTCCTTATCTTCATTTCGGACAGATATCACCCCTGTGGCTGGCGATGAAGGTTCATGCCGTGCAACGGGATTGTCCTGAGGGGGCGGCGGCCTTTCTGGAAGAGCTCATTGTCCGACGCGAGCTGGCCGTCAACCATGTCTGGTACGCCAAAGGGTACGATCGATACGAAACCTTGCCGTCGTGGGCTCGAAAAACCCTTGACGCGCATCGGGGCGACAATCGTCCGGCACTTTACGGGCCGGACGAGCTGGAAAAGGCCGAAACTCATGATCCTTACTGGAACGCCGCCATGAAGGAGATGATCCATACCGGCTTCATGCACAATTACATGCGGATGTACTGGGGTAAAAAGGTGCTTGAATGGAGCGAAACGCCCGAAGTCGCATTCGAACGGCTCATCAGGCTCAACAATCGGTACTTCATCGACGGCCGGGATCCCAATTCCTACGCAGGCATCGGGTGGATTTTCGGTCTCCACGACCGGGCCTGGAAGGAACGGCCTGTTTTCGGCAAGATTCGGTACATGGCCGCCTCGGGTCTTGAGCGAAAATGCGATATCCGGGCCTATGTCCGAAAGGTCGACCGGATGGTCGCCGCCGCTCCGGGGCCTTGA
- a CDS encoding UPF0182 family protein — MQKWVRWLVLGIVAIILLSVAYVIFNFVFLNFFVNLWWFDSQNLKGYYLMRLFYRYLIFGAVTLVLFLIFFFNFWIASRYLGLSPDSCVMPDTAENERKTRRWMKMIQSGSMKIYTPISVFLAFPISVPFYERWEQGLLFFFGSSAGYRDIDLGLDISFFLFGYPIYEFLQSQLMMVFIFLFAFLFILYFVENRLLCRIEEVIPKGAKIHLAIVALIVVLLQTWGFLLKIVELQYVETHEPIFYGPGFIENWIDIPLILLTTFTFLGTAVSFLLFFFKRKFLKAGVVFAAFFLIFLGVYNTTSLHESVDKYVVQPNEMIREKPFIETSVASTLKAYKLDQVITDNLRVTQNLDLEKNPALQDALSNIPVWDRELLDEVYRQLQGFRTYYSFPDVDEDRYTVADVYQQVNIGAREINLDDLPEAAQNWINRHLQYTHGYGVVMSPAAQGGEEPMTWFMRDIPLQSDYGITVREPRIYYGEQDYAYAIAPNDIGEIDHQRGDKDIMTDYAGSGGIPITTLLRKLLFSVYFNDRNIFFSTKTTSRSRILLRRNIVEAVNQITPYFLMDKDPYIVATPRGMFWIMDAYTTSAYFPNAHAYRTTDPASTFYGKDFNYIRNSVKIVIDAYNGTVMYYLADPEDPIADAYDRIYPGLLKPMSEMPEDLRNHVRYPRDLFAVQMAIFAKYHQTNPEQFYQDEDTWEFAKMSRGPMNPYYMTVSLKAGDDQGFILVSPMSPIGRDNLRSIVTVGCDVSNYGRVTVYSFPRGQQVYGPSQIEAQINQNSLIAQQLSLWDQAGSQVQFGRMVLLPLEDLILYIQPIYMISAKGLKIPELQRIIVSQGELVVMERTIEECIETLQKMLAMRLERIQRRFPAAEDGVLPAPAPPAPDIVPAPGTGNEAPMVPPPAPDIVPAPGTGNEAPMVPPPAPAPEAETEGQ, encoded by the coding sequence ATGCAGAAGTGGGTGCGGTGGCTTGTCCTGGGCATTGTCGCGATCATACTGCTCTCAGTGGCCTACGTCATATTCAATTTCGTTTTTCTCAATTTTTTCGTGAATCTCTGGTGGTTCGATTCTCAGAACCTCAAGGGATATTACCTCATGCGGCTCTTTTACCGGTACCTGATTTTCGGCGCCGTCACCCTGGTCCTGTTTCTCATTTTCTTCTTCAATTTCTGGATTGCATCGCGATACCTGGGCCTCTCCCCGGACTCCTGCGTCATGCCCGATACCGCCGAGAACGAACGGAAGACACGACGCTGGATGAAGATGATCCAAAGCGGATCCATGAAGATCTACACCCCCATATCGGTTTTTCTCGCCTTTCCGATTTCCGTTCCCTTTTATGAACGTTGGGAGCAGGGGTTGCTGTTCTTCTTCGGGAGCTCCGCCGGATATCGGGACATCGATCTCGGTCTGGACATCAGCTTTTTCCTGTTTGGATACCCGATATACGAGTTTCTGCAGTCTCAGCTCATGATGGTCTTCATCTTTCTTTTCGCCTTTCTTTTCATCCTCTATTTCGTCGAAAATCGTCTGCTCTGCCGGATAGAAGAGGTCATTCCCAAAGGTGCCAAAATCCATCTGGCCATCGTGGCCCTCATCGTCGTGTTGTTGCAGACGTGGGGGTTTCTGCTCAAAATCGTCGAACTCCAGTATGTTGAAACCCATGAGCCTATTTTTTACGGCCCGGGGTTCATCGAGAACTGGATCGACATCCCCCTGATCCTGTTGACGACGTTTACCTTTCTGGGAACGGCCGTTTCGTTCCTTCTGTTTTTCTTCAAGCGCAAATTTCTCAAGGCTGGTGTGGTGTTCGCGGCGTTTTTCCTGATATTTCTGGGCGTCTACAATACGACCTCTCTTCACGAGTCGGTGGATAAATACGTCGTTCAGCCCAACGAGATGATCCGGGAAAAGCCGTTCATCGAAACCAGCGTCGCGTCGACCCTTAAAGCCTATAAGCTCGACCAGGTCATAACGGATAATCTCCGCGTCACTCAGAATCTCGATCTGGAGAAGAACCCCGCGCTTCAGGATGCCCTGTCCAACATACCGGTGTGGGACCGGGAACTCCTGGACGAGGTCTACCGTCAGCTTCAGGGGTTCAGGACCTACTACTCCTTTCCGGACGTGGACGAAGACCGGTACACCGTGGCGGACGTCTACCAGCAGGTCAACATCGGCGCGCGGGAGATCAACCTCGATGACCTGCCCGAAGCGGCCCAGAACTGGATCAACCGGCACCTGCAGTACACCCACGGTTACGGCGTGGTCATGAGCCCTGCCGCCCAGGGCGGAGAAGAGCCCATGACATGGTTCATGCGCGATATCCCCCTGCAGTCGGATTACGGGATTACGGTGCGCGAGCCGAGAATTTACTACGGCGAACAGGATTATGCCTATGCCATCGCGCCCAACGACATCGGAGAGATCGATCATCAGCGGGGCGACAAAGATATTATGACGGACTATGCGGGAAGCGGCGGCATCCCCATTACCACCCTTCTTCGGAAGCTGTTGTTTTCGGTGTATTTCAACGACCGCAACATTTTTTTCAGTACCAAGACGACCTCCAGGAGCCGTATTCTGCTCCGCAGGAACATCGTCGAGGCGGTGAACCAGATCACGCCCTATTTCCTGATGGACAAGGATCCCTACATCGTGGCCACCCCCAGGGGGATGTTCTGGATCATGGACGCCTACACCACATCGGCATATTTTCCCAACGCCCACGCCTATCGCACCACCGATCCCGCATCCACCTTCTATGGCAAGGATTTCAACTATATCCGCAACTCGGTGAAGATCGTTATCGACGCCTACAACGGTACGGTGATGTATTACCTGGCCGATCCGGAGGATCCCATCGCCGATGCCTACGACCGGATTTACCCCGGGCTTCTGAAGCCGATGAGCGAAATGCCCGAGGATCTGCGGAATCACGTCCGCTATCCCCGGGATCTTTTTGCCGTTCAGATGGCCATCTTCGCCAAGTATCACCAGACGAATCCGGAACAGTTCTATCAGGACGAGGACACGTGGGAATTCGCCAAGATGAGCCGGGGCCCCATGAATCCCTACTATATGACCGTCAGCCTCAAGGCGGGGGACGACCAGGGCTTCATACTGGTGAGCCCCATGAGCCCCATCGGTCGGGACAACCTCCGGTCGATCGTCACGGTGGGCTGCGATGTTTCCAATTACGGCCGGGTCACCGTATACAGCTTCCCCCGCGGTCAGCAGGTGTACGGTCCTTCCCAGATCGAGGCGCAGATCAATCAGAACAGTCTCATCGCTCAACAGCTGAGTCTCTGGGATCAAGCCGGATCCCAGGTCCAGTTCGGTCGGATGGTGCTTCTGCCCCTGGAAGATCTGATCCTCTACATTCAACCGATCTACATGATATCGGCCAAGGGCCTGAAGATTCCGGAACTCCAGCGGATCATCGTCAGCCAGGGGGAACTGGTGGTGATGGAGCGCACTATCGAGGAGTGTATTGAAACGCTCCAAAAAATGCTGGCGATGCGATTGGAACGCATCCAGAGGCGTTTCCCGGCCGCCGAAGACGGGGTGCTGCCGGCTCCGGCGCCGCCGGCTCCGGACATCGTTCCGGCACCCGGGACCGGCAATGAAGCGCCCATGGTCCCGCCGCCGGCTCCGGACATCGTTCCGGCACCCGGGACCGGCAATGAAGCGCCCATGGTCCCGCCGCCGGCCCCGGCACCCGAAGCCGAAACCGAAGGCCAATAG